The proteins below are encoded in one region of Streptomyces ficellus:
- a CDS encoding MarR family winged helix-turn-helix transcriptional regulator: protein MNSPDADGLLAEQLLRLTRRLHRSQQRQLQSADIAITPAQSRLLRTVAHYDHPPRMADLAARLEVVPRAVTSLVDGLEASGRVRRAPDPANRRVVRIELTDAGRDTLRQLRTARRAAAEDILAPLTAEQREVLGGLLNALVDGGPERRC from the coding sequence ATGAACTCCCCCGACGCCGACGGCCTGCTGGCCGAGCAGCTGCTCCGGCTGACCCGGCGCCTCCACCGCAGCCAGCAACGGCAGCTGCAGTCGGCCGACATAGCCATCACCCCCGCGCAGTCGCGGCTGCTGCGCACGGTCGCGCACTACGACCACCCGCCCCGGATGGCCGATCTCGCCGCCCGCCTGGAGGTGGTGCCGCGCGCCGTGACCAGCCTGGTGGACGGCCTGGAGGCGAGCGGGAGGGTCCGCCGCGCCCCCGATCCGGCCAACCGGCGGGTGGTGCGGATCGAGCTGACCGACGCCGGGCGGGACACGCTGCGGCAGCTGCGCACCGCGCGCCGGGCGGCCGCAGAGGACATCCTTGCTCCATTGACCGCCGAGCAGCGCGAGGTGCTCGGCGGACTGCTGAACGCTCTGGTCGACGGAGGGCCGGAGCGCCGCTGCTGA
- a CDS encoding ABC transporter ATP-binding protein — MRIHLESDWTPPPPDPAQPPAEVRRILRLFRPYRGRLALVGLLVGASSLVSVASPFLLREILDTAIPQGRTGLLTLLALGMILTAVVTSVFGVLQTLISTTVGQRVMHDLRTAVYGRLQRMPLAFFTRTRTGEVQSRIANDIGGMQATVTSTATSLVSNLTAVVATVVAMLALDWRLTVVSLLLLPVFVWISRRVGRERKKITTQRQKQMAAMAATVTESLSVSGILLGRTMGRADSLTRSFAAESERLVGLEVRSSMAGRWRMSTIGIVMAAMPALIYWAAGLALQAGGPAISIGTLVAFVSLQQGLFRPTVSLLSTGVEMQTSLALFQRIFEYLDLPVDITEPADPVRLEKIRGEVRLEGVDFQYDAKSGLALSGIDITVPAGGSLAVVGPTGSGKSTLSYLVPRLYDVTGGRVTLDGVDVQDLDFDSLARGVGVVSQETYLFHASVADNLRFARPDATDEEIEAAARAAQIHDHIASLPDGYDTLVGERGYRFSGGEKQRLAIARTILRDPPVLILDEATSALDTRTEQAVQQAIDALSAGRTTITIAHRLSTVRDADEIVVLDAGRIAERGTHEELLRLDGRYAALVRGDAELEPARP, encoded by the coding sequence ATGCGCATCCACCTCGAGTCCGACTGGACGCCACCACCGCCCGATCCGGCCCAGCCGCCGGCCGAGGTCCGGCGCATCCTGCGGCTCTTCCGCCCCTATCGCGGCAGGCTGGCCCTGGTCGGCCTCCTCGTCGGCGCCTCGTCGCTGGTGTCGGTCGCCTCACCCTTCCTGCTCCGCGAGATCCTCGACACCGCCATTCCGCAGGGGCGCACCGGCCTGCTGACGCTGCTCGCCCTCGGCATGATCCTCACCGCGGTGGTGACCAGCGTCTTCGGCGTCCTGCAGACGCTGATCTCCACGACGGTCGGCCAGCGGGTGATGCACGACCTGCGCACCGCCGTCTACGGCCGGCTCCAGCGCATGCCGCTCGCGTTCTTCACGCGCACCCGAACGGGTGAGGTCCAGTCCCGCATCGCCAACGACATCGGCGGGATGCAGGCGACCGTCACCTCCACGGCGACGTCCCTGGTGTCCAACCTGACGGCCGTCGTCGCCACCGTGGTCGCCATGCTGGCGCTGGACTGGCGGCTGACGGTCGTCTCCCTGCTCCTGCTGCCGGTGTTCGTGTGGATCAGCCGCCGTGTCGGCCGCGAGCGCAAGAAGATCACCACCCAGCGGCAGAAGCAGATGGCGGCCATGGCCGCGACGGTCACCGAGTCGCTGTCCGTCAGCGGCATCCTGCTGGGCCGCACCATGGGGCGTGCCGACTCCCTCACCCGGTCGTTCGCCGCCGAGTCCGAGCGCCTCGTCGGGCTGGAGGTGCGCTCCTCGATGGCCGGCCGCTGGCGGATGTCGACGATCGGCATCGTCATGGCCGCCATGCCGGCCCTCATCTACTGGGCGGCCGGCCTGGCGCTCCAGGCGGGCGGCCCGGCCATCTCCATCGGGACGCTCGTCGCCTTCGTCTCCCTCCAGCAGGGGCTGTTCCGGCCCACCGTGAGCCTGTTGTCGACCGGTGTGGAGATGCAGACCTCCCTCGCCCTGTTCCAGCGGATCTTCGAGTACCTGGACCTGCCGGTCGACATCACGGAACCGGCGGACCCCGTGCGGCTGGAGAAGATCCGCGGGGAGGTCCGCCTCGAGGGCGTGGACTTCCAGTACGACGCCAAGAGCGGCCTCGCGCTCAGCGGCATCGACATCACCGTCCCGGCGGGCGGCAGCCTGGCCGTCGTCGGCCCGACGGGCTCCGGCAAGTCCACCCTGAGCTATCTGGTCCCGAGGCTGTACGACGTCACCGGCGGCCGCGTCACGCTCGACGGCGTCGATGTACAGGACCTGGACTTCGACAGCCTCGCCCGCGGGGTGGGCGTGGTCTCCCAGGAGACGTACCTGTTCCACGCCTCCGTCGCCGACAACCTCCGCTTCGCCCGGCCGGACGCGACCGACGAGGAGATCGAGGCGGCCGCGAGGGCCGCCCAGATCCACGACCACATCGCCTCCCTCCCCGACGGGTACGACACCCTGGTCGGCGAGCGCGGCTACCGCTTCTCCGGCGGCGAGAAGCAGCGCCTGGCCATCGCCAGGACCATCCTGCGGGACCCACCGGTGCTGATCCTCGACGAGGCGACCAGCGCCCTGGACACCCGTACGGAGCAGGCCGTGCAGCAGGCGATCGACGCGCTGTCCGCGGGCCGGACCACGATCACCATCGCCCACCGGCTCTCCACCGTCCGGGACGCCGACGAGATCGTCGTCCTCGACGCGGGTCGCATCGCCGAGCGCGGCACCCACGAGGAGCTGCTGCGGCTCGACGGCCGCTACGCCGCACTGGTGCGCGGCGACGCGGAGCTGGAGCCCGCCAGGCCCTGA
- the mltG gene encoding endolytic transglycosylase MltG, with product MVNESPQGPPRRRRPQMTRRGWLALSAGLALVVAAAVLVPLLLVKEPPAPPPPEKPTMLLVPEGWRATQVYDAVDKALKAAPGTTRKVAESGKLKLPADALGNPEGFLFPATYPVYKKTTPRGLLDYMVRTARERFGAKSISAGAQRNRVSLYQTVNIASIVQAEADTPEDMGKVARVIHNRLAQGMALQMDSTLNYGLGRSTLDTSHSDTRMDNPYNTYNRQGLPPTPIANPGEQAMRAAVDPPAGDWLYFVTVRPGDTRFTADYGEHQRNVQEFNAQRASAVN from the coding sequence ATGGTGAACGAGTCCCCGCAGGGTCCGCCCCGCCGCAGGCGGCCCCAGATGACGCGCCGTGGCTGGCTGGCCCTGAGCGCAGGCCTGGCCCTCGTCGTGGCCGCCGCGGTGCTGGTGCCGCTGCTGCTGGTCAAGGAACCCCCCGCCCCGCCGCCGCCCGAGAAGCCGACGATGCTGCTCGTCCCCGAGGGCTGGCGGGCGACCCAGGTGTACGACGCGGTCGACAAGGCGCTCAAGGCGGCACCCGGAACCACCCGCAAGGTGGCCGAGAGCGGCAAGCTCAAGCTGCCGGCGGACGCCCTGGGCAACCCCGAGGGCTTCCTGTTCCCCGCGACGTACCCGGTCTACAAGAAGACGACGCCGCGCGGCCTGCTCGACTACATGGTGAGGACCGCCCGCGAGCGTTTCGGCGCCAAGAGCATCAGCGCCGGCGCCCAGCGCAACCGCGTGAGCCTCTACCAGACGGTGAACATCGCCAGCATCGTCCAGGCCGAGGCCGACACCCCGGAGGACATGGGAAAGGTCGCCCGCGTCATCCACAACCGCCTCGCCCAGGGCATGGCGCTCCAGATGGACTCCACCCTCAACTACGGGCTGGGCCGCTCCACGCTCGACACGTCGCACTCCGACACCCGGATGGACAACCCGTACAACACCTACAACCGTCAGGGGCTGCCCCCCACGCCCATCGCCAACCCGGGCGAGCAGGCCATGCGGGCCGCGGTCGACCCGCCGGCCGGGGACTGGCTCTACTTCGTCACGGTGCGCCCCGGTGACACCCGCTTCACCGCCGACTACGGCGAGCACCAGCGCAACGTGCAGGAGTTCAACGCCCAGCGGGCGTCGGCGGTGAACTGA